A single region of the Leishmania panamensis strain MHOM/PA/94/PSC-1 chromosome 21 sequence genome encodes:
- a CDS encoding hypothetical protein (TriTrypDB/GeneDB-style sysID: LpmP.21.1150) has translation MSHKRDQLTSETKIGGTPTYFPPFSDADKTQIRRWTSCGVCGHAMSMLVQAYSPLPTAPATHPHHRMVYVFACNSGYCASQPTSSMVAFSVQVDQEDEQALSENAGEEEDEVIETGPLLPSELPEAVLPPCYVYIDAEPSKEVVMPTDIERELIKMAEENTRSTVTDEELQQLEQTMDLKDRKMDYYYEKFRSRVARAPNQVLRYYQRTVAAAEATSALSRAKDVRPIFMNPDKVKAMVTIPACACCGSAQTAELQVMPTALYYLHVSEYTALARAGAAVKQVPLSSTGASTTVDTVRGASASSGATTGTEQTMTANVDDGCDFGTITVYVCGKDCAARQHGVVLRRETLCVEEAPTMRDEERAEKVVAAQAGTDGATRRVTLREFLHGKEESDDGDEAVATA, from the coding sequence ATGTCCCACAAACGCGATCAGCTCACTTCTGAAACTAAAATTGGCGGCACCCCTACATATTTCCCGCCGTTCAGTGATGCAGACAAGACACAGATACGTCGCTGGACGAgctgcggtgtgtgcggcCATGCTATGAGTATGCTGGTTCAGGCGTACAGCCCGCTGCCCACAGCACCGGCAACCCATCCGCACCACCGCATGGTATATGTGTTTGCCTGTAACTCCGGTTACTGTGCTAGCCAACCGACTAGTAGCATGGTGGCTTTCAGCGTGCAGGTGGACCAGGAAGACGAGCAGGCACTCTCTGAGAacgcgggggaggaggaggacgaggtgaTTGAGACcggcccgctgctgccgtcagAGCTGCCCGAGGCTGTTCTGCCGCCGTGCTACGTCTACATCGACGCGGAGCCGTCGAAAGAGGTTGTGATGCCGACGGACATCGAGCGTGAGCTCATCAAGATGGCGGAGGAGAACACGCGGAGCACCGTTACAgatgaggagctgcagcaactGGAGCAGACGATGGACCTGAAGGACAGGAAAATGGACTACTACTACGAGAAATTCCGCTCACGGGTTGCTCGAGCGCCAAATCAAGTACTACGCTACTACCAGCGAACCGTGGCGGCTGCAGAGGCCACATCTGCATTGTCGCGCGCGAAGGACGTCAGGCCGATCTTCATGAACCCGGATAAGGTGAAGGCGATGGTTACCATCCCCGCatgcgcctgctgcggctctgcgcagacggcagagctgcaggtgATGCCGACTGCCCTGTACTACCTGCATGTGAGCGAGTACACTGCACTCGCGCGGGCAGGTGCGGCCGTCAAACAGGTACCTCTCTCGTCGACCGGTGCATCGACGACTGTCGACACGGTGCGCGGGGCATCTGCGTCTTCTGGGGCCACCACTGGCACCGAACAGACGATGACTGCTAACGTGGATGACGGCTGCGATTTTGGAACTATCACGGTGTATGTATGTGGGAAGGACTGCGCGGCCCGGCAGCATGGCGTGGTATTGCGTCGCGAGACTCTGTGCGTTGAGGAGGCCCCCACCATGCGAGACGAGGAGCGGGCGGAGAAGGTGGTCGCTGCCCAGGCAGGCACCGACGGTGCCACCCGCAGGGTAACGCTACGCGAGTTTCTGCacggaaaggaggagagcgacgacggcgatgaggcagtggcgacggCTTAG
- a CDS encoding hypothetical protein (TriTrypDB/GeneDB-style sysID: LpmP.21.1140), whose amino-acid sequence MPSSPESPLRALFKALEKKCPKYHQEFEQVCKVVGQTAVALDRASPYFAKAADYASVVKEQTTRFKLEEFGPMLLGLALCFFGGAYTMLIAVVETVHLLCWEDLKHSFEVLYHNYELAAEQNRKDNCVDVEGNGVEDVLEMCHTELLSCKAVLFLKSVDVEAAQMAGRTFGAAAMAVIAALRVKFARSLALGGSLANMAMDYIPLEEALRDALPAEHKKWAGVIAKVVINAIAMMLASLVSGAIGMLHSCIRGAHMFVQHTVHLAKDHGLLEDDMTLDNPKAKALVAVVASIGLLWQATHTEANPFPINVFLLPFTVAEYALFFLVNGFLFAAP is encoded by the coding sequence ATGCCATCCTCTCCTGAGTCAccgctgcgcgcgctcttcaaGGCTCTGGAGAAGAAGTGCCCGAAGTACCATCAAGAATTCGAGCAGGTGTGCAAGGTGGTGGGCCAGACCGCCGTGGCACTGGATAGGGCATCACCGTACTTCGCTAAAGCGGCCGATTACGCCTCTGTTGTTAAGGAGCAGACTACCAGGTTCAAGCTGGAGGAGTTCGGACCGATGCTGCTCGGCCTTGCGCTCTGCTTCTTCGGTGGAGCCTACACAATGCTGATCGCTGTAGTGGAGACGGTGCACCTTCTCTGTTGGGAGGACCTCAAGCATTCCTTCGAGGTGCTGTACCACAACTACGAGCTGGCAGCGGAGCAGAACCGCAAGGACAACTGCGTCGACGTCGAGGGTAACGGTGTGGAGGATGTGCTGGAGATGTGCCACACCGAGCTTCTCTCTTGTAAGGCTGTGCTGTTTCTCAAGTCCGTGGACGTCGAAGCCGCTCAGATGGCCGGGCGCACTTTTGGCGCTGCGGCCATGGCGGTGATTGCGGCACTGCGTGTGAAGTTTGCCCGGTCGCTCGCACTCGGCGGGTCGCTGGCGAATATGGCAATGGATTACATCCCACTGGAGGAAGCGCTGAGGGACGCTCTCCCGGCGGAGCACAAGAAGTGGGCCGGCGTAATCGCGAAAGTGGTGATCAACGCGATTGCCATGATGCTGGCGTCCCTGGTGAGTGGTGCCATTGGCATGTTGCATTCTTGTATCCGTGGCGCTCACATGTTTGTGCAGCATACCGTGCACCTCGCGAAGGATCACGGACTCCTGGAGGATGACATGACGCTGGACAACCCCAAGGCCAAGGCGCTGGTTGCTGTGGTCGCCTCGATAGGGCTTCTCTGGCAGGCAACGCACACGGAGGCAAACCCCTTCCCCATCAATGTCTTTCTCCTACCCTTCACGGTGGCTGAGTAtgcccttttcttcctgGTGAACGGCTTCCTCTTTGCGGCACCGTAG
- a CDS encoding hypothetical protein (TriTrypDB/GeneDB-style sysID: LpmP.21.1130), with translation MCAACTCVCVCPVRRSLRRNVRHVALFPFRCSAATPLPTPPRLHLITRLSLALASHPRHLFSSFPSMSAATASSVGQRLAQLVRRFDAIEADLQRLQQQLRNAALGEAAAGAASSGVSSSGTSSALKAPADLSALQPDPKDPLEVAKLRRHCLENGLHSAEFIWVPLNYYQENLQWRRDALQAPSIRHLCKTILMENTHCTNNDCADHRNSRYYLVVYQYVDRFNSDMVGRVIHELNPGIGKKKFNFRLADPAEAERLTGVRSGAVAPFGTSVPIPVILSAGVTKLTPPIFYVGGGHVDCKCRLDMEEFTRVANAIVAPITVPLTEEELGQIAD, from the coding sequence ATGTGTGCGGcttgtacgtgtgtgtgtgtgtgtcctgtGCGCAGGTCACTCCGACGGAACGTACGGCACGtcgccctctttccctttcgctgctCAGCTGCAACCCCTCTCCCTACACCCCCCCGTTTACACCTCATCACCCGCCTGTCACTCGCCCTCGCCAGCCACCCTCGTcatctcttttcctcctttccatCAATGTCAGCCGCTACAGCATCGTCAGTGGGGCAGCGCCTAGCTCAACTGGTGAGGCGCTTTGATGCAATCGAGGCTGACCTGCAGCGCttacagcagcagctgcgaaaCGCTGCCCTTGGtgaagccgctgctggtgccgcctcctctggcGTGTCATCCAGCGGTACGAGTAGCGCTCTCAAGGCACCGGCCGAcctgtcggcgctgcagcccgACCCGAAGGATCCGCTGGAGGTGGCAAAGCTGCGGCGCCATTGTCTAGAGAATGGGCTGCACTCTGCCGAGTTCATATGGGTCCCGTTAAACTACTATCAGGAGAacctgcagtggcggcgcgaCGCCCTGCAGGCACCGAGCATTCGTCATCTATGCAAGACGATCTTAATGGAGAACACGCATTGCACGAACAACGACTGCGCCGACCACCGCAACTCGCGCTACTACCTTGTCGTGTACCAGTACGTGGACCGCTTCAACTCGGACATGGTCGGCCGCGTGATTCACGAGCTAAACCCCGGCATAGGGAAGAAGAAGTTCAACTTCCGGCTGGCGGAcccggcggaggcggagcggctgacgggggtgcgcagcggcgccgtcgccccGTTCGGCACTTCTGTCCCGATTCCGGTGATCCTGAGCGCCGGTGTTACCAAGTTGACCCCACCAATCTTCTACGTCGGCGGTGGCCACGTGGACTGCAAGTGCAGGCTCGACATGGAGGAGTTCACCCGGGTGGCAAACGCAATCGTGGCCCCTATCACCGTGCCCCtaacggaggaggagcttgGGCAGATTGCGGACTAA
- a CDS encoding hypothetical protein (TriTrypDB/GeneDB-style sysID: LpmP.21.1120), whose protein sequence is MAAPPRCTLHIAVDTDLAVSFDGLLCLPHADPNCAGGFYVTPSAAHATLFSNLPSRTCVHGVRQVNAVSQTVVLRLGPSTSHADSNSALPPALTSALTRNTYVVVVLDAQQVPQMLSAAMARRCPPHVSGAGPLGWYLDAIVEGLLQGEEEDGVACGSDTLSTLTGADTKGPSTNQACATTHTHPVRHGSVDAGVVHMHMIVVPNATIALSGLNSTNMNITGAEAAALFSAATAWCAARRVMLKAGDVEGPLADCSTNGADARRRSHVVPVELGLCATAAHAQQATQMIAALGNKLLKVWSTSAAAVGSTSLCDSAAEPTSMVGAADVRCDTQRKVIPSDFHALYTSMLTEVLTFSERKAIAAVAAFPTMCHLLEYVDGIVASAPAARDGSDGKGGVVAQVAGAVYSTNYGEHRSWKVLNSDIIEALVTEYER, encoded by the coding sequence atggcagcaccaccacgctgCACGCTTCACATCGCTGTTGATACGGATCTGGCCGTCAGCTTTGACGgcctcctctgcctgccACATGCTGACCCCAACTGCGCTGGTGGGTTCTATGTGACTCCGTCGGCAGCGCATGCAACGTTGTTTTCGAACCTTCCATCTCGCACCTGCGTGCATGGCGTGCGCCAGGTGAACGCCGTCTCGCAGACGGTGGTACTGCGCCTAGGGCCCAGCACCTCGCACGCCGACAGCAATAGTGCACTCCCGCCTGCATTGACTTCAGCGTTGACAAGGAACACgtacgtggtggtggtgctggatgCACAGCAGGTGCCGCAGATGCTGTCGGCCGCGATGGCGCGCCGGTGTCCACCGCACGTGAGTGGTGCAGGACCACTTGGCTGGTACCTCGATGCCATTGTTGAAGGCTTGCTGcaaggggaggaagaggatggCGTTGCATGTGGGAGTGACACCTTGTCCACGCTGACTGGCGCGGACACGAAGGGGCCAAGCACCAACCAGGCATGCGCCACCACGCATACTCACCCAGTGCGACACGGCAGCGTTGACGCCGGGGTCGTACACATGCACATGATTGTTGTGCCGAACGCCACGATTGCATTGAGCGGACTGAACAGCACGAACATGAACATAACAGGCGCCGAGGCCGCCGCTCTcttcagcgctgccaccgcgtgGTGCGCTGCACGACGAGTGATGTTGAAGGCCGGTGATGTGGAGGGTCCCCTAGCCGATTGCAGCACCAATGGCGCAGATGCACGGAGGAGGTCACACGTTGTGCCTGTGGAACTAGGCTTGTGCGCTACCGCTGCCCACGCCCAGCAGGCAACGCAGATGATCGCCGCGCTGGGTAACAAGTTGCTCAAGGTGTGGTccacctccgcagcagcagtcggtTCTACGTCTCTCTGCGACAGCGCGGCAGAACCGACGAGCATGGTTGGTGCCGCTGACGTACGGTGTGACACACAGCGCAAGGTCATCCCAAGCGACTTTCATGCTCTGTACACGAGCATGCTCACGGAGGTGCTCACTTTCTCGGAGCGCAAGGCGatagcggcggtggctgcctTCCCTACCATGTGTCACCTCTTGGAATACGTAGACGGTATCGTGGCGTcggcgcctgctgctcgagatggcagcgacggcaaGGGTGGTGTGGTCGCACAGGTGGCAGGTGCAGTGTATAGCACCAACTATGGAGAACATCGCTCATGGAAGGTACTGAATAGTGACATCATAGAGGCCCTGGTGACGGAGTACGAACGTTAG